One segment of Paenibacillus rhizovicinus DNA contains the following:
- a CDS encoding S-layer homology domain-containing protein — protein sequence MLRRINAIVLSAGLLLGATGLGMLPAERAHAADGPEGIQEVLLNGFENAAEWGGNDDGVIRTADATDKTQGSQSIDVTFPVPAKAGGNQWREFSWDTSASPVDLSDATDLKVDIKPTGGTAPLHFKLIDAAGGGIYEDYLPVLNADAWNTFTLDFSAIPAQNRAAISKIIFYVFNGDDVGGRSAVDFKFDNLRVDKPVVPLSEMLVNGFDNAADWAPNWGDMTTAADTADKTEGKQSYDVTFPAPSGGPFWKEIHWDTTALPVDLSSAETLQFDLKPVGTPTTGDMEPLRFKLDNGGVLYEDAIPTHTLQNGSNPWTVTEGQDGWRTYSLDLTKLQGDRSAIRYFIFYVWNQDGTIAGRPSVEYKFDNLRVMTHQVQGVTASPAPSAVTAGTPVALSTASVGASIYYTTDGTDPRSSASRTKYVSPIVVNETTNIRAYAEIAGSRSAVGVYKYTLGTGVPGEELFSLNNGVADTADRMVAGIRNPASVGEDGFVNDWSGAASFKLPSDAGRQVKMSGWNGSDDLSADVSLAYDHDNLYLHAVVKDDVQSDKSGGDIWRGDGIQMAFSADGYAYGPEYGFSYNGGSPSKFRWSSGSAKLDVDSVKLKATRDENAKLTTYDIAMPWLAALPAAPNGTVPFTLLINDNDGSDRKGYIEWTPGIGVSPKDATSMGTLALLDADTTWAATLHGPNNGVSGTPYDYVLALPNFGESEAQFHVSVPAANVTADVTVPAGKVVKKTMQVTFAEPGDQAVTATVSKGSETREERIDVAVLRGADQLTEALDALNAKLPALEDLFAQAKAKGIPVAYETVNLAVIKNFIQYGKDDISHSYTSRADYVEGELEALYDEAETNLTAYLNGTKTAKAVPMYVTGRPTVSGGSLIAGTKAEGSDVTQQRPVFLTGYGHFSQAQKDIPQFSDLGANLIQMEIGPNSTVTAPAEGSDADFGIDTSSIASGVLPVLQSAADHNVGVSLLLSPHYFPDWALQKWPDLRNDNGGFLHYNINDPHAKEIVKAYLDTVVPMVKDSPALQSIVISNEPTYDTRTDSYAATQWPSFLEGKYGTIAALNALYGTSYGAFGEVPMPSAKTSTLPFYDWTVFNNKYFSDWHAWMAGIIHELAPDVPVSAKIMAKLDDAVTLGVDPEDFAGFSDLNGDDNWNFLGTGVSGFTKENQFYDLQNSLRQAPVFNSETHVIADRDTVYSPEQAKHVATSLFQSAVHGKSASAIWVWERTYDVNSDFYGSILERPDVVKEVGKTNLDLNRLAYEVTALQNVKPQAAILYSLPSLVYSGSYQDTVDKAYDALALSGQKPGFVSEQQAKDGGLDAYKLLIVPQATNVEASTLNAIQAFVAKGGKVIVVGSDSLAKDENNQPSDAAARSAVIAGSNVLSDASALKQTVREALASLKLMSVQLIDKSTGQLVDGVEWQSAVYKGKLLIDIADYDSASASKNIGIVVNGKPAGTAAELINGGTVNAGEFAIELEKPYLLQLAVNAGNGSSDGGGAGAVLPSAPNTVNDAVIGIAPTLDGGLAKGAITADEFAKAVEQAAAKGSHDAIVALQAAAGAKGYSLQVPASAFAQGGQDGRLTVQTPAGSLMLPLGMFDEALVGDAKTIELTIAFTDAAELGEGVKQAVDVTIKIDGKAVHWNNADAPVTATIPYAPSDSEKANPDLLAVRYIDEAGHAVPVPSGRYDAAAGGMVFKATHFSRYAVVYANSHFGDIAAFGWAKQAIADVTAKGIMSGVSDTRFVPGQSISRAAFTDALVKALGLSASFEGNFGDVPSLSAYYESIGVARELGIAKGAGGGLFRPDAPISRQEMAALVVRAMKAAGLKADSGTAADLKAFADAQKVAAYAVLDMATLVKAGILKGDGKQLLPKDQVTRAQTAVLVDRLARLTS from the coding sequence ATGTTAAGAAGGATCAATGCCATCGTATTATCGGCCGGTTTGCTTCTCGGGGCAACCGGGCTTGGCATGCTGCCGGCGGAGCGCGCGCATGCGGCGGACGGCCCGGAGGGGATTCAGGAGGTGCTCCTGAACGGCTTCGAGAACGCGGCCGAATGGGGAGGGAACGACGACGGCGTCATCAGAACCGCCGATGCTACTGACAAAACGCAAGGGTCGCAATCGATCGACGTGACGTTCCCGGTTCCCGCTAAAGCCGGCGGCAACCAATGGCGGGAATTCAGCTGGGACACGTCCGCGAGTCCGGTCGACCTCTCAGACGCGACGGACTTGAAGGTCGACATCAAGCCGACCGGCGGGACGGCTCCGCTGCATTTTAAGCTGATCGACGCGGCGGGCGGCGGCATCTACGAGGATTATCTTCCGGTTCTGAATGCCGACGCATGGAATACGTTCACGTTGGACTTCAGCGCCATCCCGGCTCAGAACCGGGCGGCGATCTCGAAAATCATTTTCTACGTCTTCAACGGGGATGACGTTGGCGGCCGTTCGGCGGTGGACTTCAAGTTCGACAATCTGCGGGTCGACAAGCCGGTCGTGCCGTTGTCCGAAATGCTCGTGAACGGTTTCGACAACGCGGCCGACTGGGCGCCTAATTGGGGAGATATGACGACGGCGGCCGATACGGCCGACAAGACGGAAGGGAAACAGTCTTATGACGTGACTTTCCCGGCGCCGAGCGGCGGCCCGTTCTGGAAAGAAATTCATTGGGACACCACGGCGCTTCCGGTGGACCTCTCCAGCGCCGAGACGCTTCAGTTCGATCTGAAGCCGGTGGGCACGCCGACGACGGGCGACATGGAACCGCTGCGCTTCAAGCTGGATAACGGCGGTGTGCTCTACGAGGACGCCATTCCGACCCATACGCTGCAGAACGGCAGCAATCCATGGACCGTTACGGAAGGGCAGGACGGATGGCGCACCTACTCCCTCGACCTTACCAAGCTGCAGGGAGACCGGTCCGCGATCCGGTATTTCATCTTCTATGTATGGAATCAGGACGGAACGATTGCCGGCAGGCCGTCGGTCGAATACAAATTCGACAATCTGCGGGTCATGACGCACCAGGTGCAAGGCGTAACGGCTTCGCCGGCACCGTCGGCCGTAACGGCGGGCACGCCGGTCGCGCTGTCCACGGCGTCGGTCGGCGCGAGCATCTATTACACGACCGACGGCACCGACCCTCGCTCGTCGGCCTCACGGACGAAGTACGTATCGCCGATCGTCGTGAACGAGACGACGAATATTAGAGCGTACGCGGAAATCGCCGGCTCGCGGAGCGCGGTCGGCGTGTACAAGTATACGCTCGGAACCGGTGTTCCGGGCGAGGAGCTGTTCAGCTTGAACAACGGCGTCGCGGATACGGCCGACCGGATGGTCGCGGGCATCCGTAATCCGGCAAGCGTGGGCGAAGACGGCTTCGTGAACGATTGGAGCGGCGCCGCGAGCTTCAAGCTGCCGTCCGATGCCGGCAGGCAGGTCAAAATGTCCGGCTGGAACGGCAGCGACGACTTGTCCGCGGATGTATCGCTGGCATATGACCACGACAATCTCTATCTGCACGCCGTGGTGAAGGACGACGTCCAATCGGATAAATCCGGCGGCGACATCTGGCGCGGCGACGGCATTCAGATGGCCTTCTCCGCCGACGGCTACGCTTACGGACCGGAGTACGGCTTCTCGTACAACGGCGGCTCGCCGAGCAAATTCAGATGGAGCAGCGGCAGCGCCAAGCTCGACGTCGATTCCGTCAAGCTGAAGGCGACCCGCGACGAGAACGCCAAATTGACGACATACGATATCGCGATGCCGTGGCTGGCCGCGCTGCCTGCGGCGCCGAACGGCACCGTGCCGTTCACGCTGCTCATCAACGACAACGACGGTTCGGACCGGAAAGGCTATATCGAATGGACGCCGGGCATCGGCGTATCGCCGAAGGATGCGACCAGCATGGGCACGCTCGCGCTGCTGGATGCGGACACGACATGGGCGGCCACGCTGCACGGGCCGAATAACGGCGTCTCGGGCACGCCTTACGATTACGTGCTGGCGCTGCCGAACTTCGGCGAGAGCGAAGCTCAGTTCCACGTGTCCGTGCCGGCGGCCAACGTGACGGCCGACGTCACCGTTCCTGCTGGCAAGGTCGTTAAGAAGACGATGCAAGTAACGTTCGCCGAGCCCGGCGATCAAGCCGTCACGGCAACCGTCAGCAAGGGCAGCGAAACCCGCGAAGAGCGGATCGACGTCGCCGTTCTGCGCGGCGCGGATCAGCTGACGGAAGCGCTCGATGCGCTGAACGCCAAGCTCCCGGCGCTCGAAGACCTGTTCGCGCAAGCGAAGGCGAAGGGCATTCCCGTCGCATACGAGACGGTGAACCTGGCCGTCATCAAGAACTTCATCCAATACGGCAAGGACGATATCTCCCATTCGTACACGAGCCGCGCGGATTATGTGGAAGGCGAGCTGGAGGCGCTGTACGACGAAGCGGAAACGAACTTGACCGCTTACTTGAACGGCACGAAGACGGCGAAGGCCGTGCCGATGTACGTGACCGGGCGTCCGACGGTCAGCGGCGGATCCCTCATCGCCGGCACGAAGGCCGAAGGGTCGGACGTCACGCAGCAGCGGCCGGTATTCCTGACCGGATACGGCCATTTCAGCCAGGCGCAGAAGGACATTCCGCAGTTCTCGGATCTCGGCGCTAATCTGATTCAGATGGAAATCGGCCCGAACAGCACCGTCACGGCGCCGGCTGAAGGAAGCGATGCCGACTTCGGAATCGACACTTCCTCCATCGCGAGCGGGGTCCTGCCGGTCCTGCAATCGGCGGCAGACCATAACGTCGGGGTAAGCTTGCTCTTGTCCCCGCACTACTTCCCGGATTGGGCCTTGCAGAAGTGGCCGGACCTGAGGAATGACAACGGCGGTTTCCTGCACTACAACATCAACGATCCGCATGCGAAAGAAATCGTCAAGGCATACCTCGACACCGTCGTGCCGATGGTCAAGGACAGCCCTGCGCTGCAAAGCATCGTCATCAGCAACGAGCCGACGTACGATACGCGGACGGACAGCTACGCCGCGACGCAGTGGCCTTCGTTCCTGGAAGGCAAGTACGGCACCATCGCCGCGCTGAATGCCTTGTACGGTACGTCGTACGGCGCTTTCGGCGAGGTGCCGATGCCTTCCGCCAAGACGTCGACGCTGCCGTTCTATGACTGGACGGTATTCAACAACAAGTATTTCTCCGACTGGCATGCCTGGATGGCCGGCATCATTCATGAGCTCGCGCCCGACGTGCCGGTAAGCGCCAAAATCATGGCAAAGCTGGACGATGCGGTCACGCTCGGCGTCGATCCGGAGGATTTCGCCGGCTTCTCCGATCTGAACGGCGACGACAACTGGAACTTCCTCGGAACCGGCGTCAGCGGCTTCACGAAGGAGAACCAATTCTACGACCTGCAAAATTCGCTGCGGCAGGCGCCGGTCTTCAACTCGGAGACGCACGTGATCGCCGACAGGGATACGGTGTACTCGCCGGAGCAGGCGAAGCACGTGGCGACGTCCTTGTTCCAATCGGCGGTGCACGGCAAGTCGGCGTCGGCGATCTGGGTATGGGAGCGGACGTACGACGTGAACAGCGACTTCTACGGCAGCATCCTCGAGCGGCCGGACGTCGTCAAGGAAGTCGGCAAGACGAACCTGGATTTGAACCGTCTCGCTTATGAAGTAACGGCGCTGCAGAACGTGAAGCCGCAGGCGGCGATCCTGTACTCCCTGCCTTCGCTCGTCTATTCCGGCAGCTATCAGGACACCGTCGACAAAGCGTACGACGCGCTTGCGCTGAGCGGCCAGAAGCCTGGCTTCGTCTCGGAGCAGCAGGCGAAAGACGGCGGGCTGGACGCGTATAAGCTGCTGATCGTACCGCAGGCGACGAACGTCGAGGCGTCGACGCTTAACGCCATCCAGGCATTCGTCGCCAAAGGCGGCAAAGTCATCGTCGTCGGCAGCGACTCCCTTGCCAAGGACGAGAATAACCAGCCTTCGGACGCGGCGGCCAGATCGGCGGTCATCGCCGGTTCCAATGTGCTGTCGGACGCATCGGCGTTGAAGCAGACGGTCCGCGAGGCGCTCGCGTCGCTCAAACTGATGAGCGTTCAACTGATCGACAAGAGCACGGGACAGCTGGTCGACGGCGTGGAATGGCAGAGCGCCGTATACAAAGGCAAGCTGCTGATCGACATTGCCGACTACGACTCCGCTTCGGCGTCCAAGAACATCGGCATCGTCGTGAACGGCAAGCCGGCCGGCACGGCGGCAGAGCTCATTAACGGCGGCACGGTCAATGCCGGCGAGTTCGCCATCGAGCTGGAGAAGCCGTATCTGCTACAGCTCGCCGTGAATGCGGGCAATGGCAGCAGCGACGGCGGCGGAGCTGGAGCAGTCCTGCCAAGCGCTCCGAACACGGTGAACGACGCGGTTATCGGCATTGCGCCGACGTTGGACGGCGGCTTGGCGAAGGGCGCGATCACCGCGGACGAATTCGCCAAAGCAGTAGAGCAGGCAGCCGCCAAAGGCAGCCATGACGCTATCGTCGCGCTGCAAGCGGCGGCGGGCGCCAAAGGCTATTCGCTCCAAGTGCCGGCTTCTGCTTTCGCGCAAGGCGGCCAAGACGGAAGGCTGACGGTGCAGACGCCGGCAGGCAGCCTGATGCTGCCGCTCGGCATGTTCGACGAGGCGCTCGTCGGCGACGCCAAGACCATCGAATTGACGATTGCCTTCACCGATGCCGCGGAGCTGGGAGAAGGCGTCAAACAAGCGGTCGACGTGACGATCAAGATCGACGGCAAAGCCGTGCATTGGAACAACGCCGACGCTCCGGTCACGGCAACGATTCCTTACGCGCCATCGGATAGCGAGAAGGCGAATCCGGATCTCCTCGCGGTTCGCTATATCGACGAAGCGGGCCATGCCGTACCCGTACCGAGCGGCCGTTACGACGCGGCAGCCGGGGGAATGGTGTTCAAGGCGACCCACTTCAGCCGTTATGCCGTGGTGTATGCGAACTCGCATTTCGGCGATATCGCAGCCTTCGGGTGGGCGAAGCAAGCCATTGCGGACGTTACGGCCAAGGGCATCATGAGCGGCGTGTCCGATACGCGCTTCGTCCCGGGTCAAAGCATCTCCAGGGCGGCATTCACGGACGCGCTCGTGAAAGCGCTCGGACTGTCCGCATCGTTCGAGGGCAATTTCGGCGACGTGCCTTCCTTGTCGGCTTATTATGAGTCGATCGGCGTCGCGAGAGAGCTCGGCATCGCGAAAGGCGCCGGCGGCGGCTTGTTCCGTCCGGACGCGCCGATCTCTCGCCAGGAAATGGCGGCGCTCGTCGTTCGCGCCATGAAAGCGGCGGGATTAAAGGCGGACAGCGGAACGGCAGCCGACCTGAAGGCGTTTGCCGACGCGCAGAAGGTGGCCGCTTACGCCGTTCTTGACATGGCAACGCTCGTAAAAGCAGGCATCTTGAAAGGAGACGGCAAGCAGCTGCTGCCGAAGGACCAAGTAACGCGGGCCCAAACGGCGGTGCTCGTCGACCGTCTGGCAAGATTGACTAGCTGA
- a CDS encoding carbohydrate ABC transporter permease yields the protein MKGKRIREKGERKVAIASYIITVGFIVLGILPLVWLLLTSLMDNESINATTPKFLPDVPRSIAITLDYSGQEKRDEDFYRKDAMKATWFPWMANMRENIGEIDVTGIKDGAELYHAKTTSAEFSVGQPFIVPTQVFNDNVMQAKLPRIKESGLSKFAWYGEGLRVAPLSGTVSKAALSQSLQAFFDDRHLLDGELTGLKQSRNWLRLFDSYRSLNILASEANVSFGFYHYFGNSLLICVIVIAWQLVFGAMASYSLSQLVRSKRTKFVVLMYFLATIMIPGVSVLIPQYLLMQKLHLVDNIWAIILPHFAWGFVIFLFKGFFDQLPKELLQAARVDGATEFRTFLRIVVPMSIPVFTIVGVMTFIPVWNDFLWPYIVTKSPHNWTFTVAMNDLQGGRNPRPNLISASGVVSMIPLMLVFMGTQGAIEKGINFTGIKG from the coding sequence ATGAAAGGCAAACGCATCCGGGAGAAAGGCGAACGCAAAGTCGCGATCGCCTCGTACATCATCACGGTCGGCTTCATCGTGCTCGGCATCCTTCCGCTCGTCTGGCTGCTGCTGACATCGCTCATGGACAACGAGTCCATCAACGCGACGACGCCGAAGTTCCTGCCCGACGTGCCGCGTTCGATCGCGATCACGCTCGATTACTCCGGCCAGGAGAAGCGGGACGAGGACTTCTACCGCAAGGACGCGATGAAGGCGACCTGGTTCCCGTGGATGGCGAACATGCGCGAGAATATCGGTGAAATCGACGTGACCGGCATCAAGGACGGCGCCGAATTGTACCATGCGAAGACGACGTCGGCGGAGTTCTCCGTCGGCCAGCCCTTCATCGTGCCGACGCAAGTGTTCAACGACAACGTCATGCAGGCCAAACTGCCGCGCATCAAGGAAAGCGGGTTGTCCAAGTTCGCCTGGTACGGCGAGGGCTTGCGCGTAGCCCCGCTCTCCGGGACGGTGTCGAAGGCGGCGCTCAGCCAGTCGCTGCAAGCGTTCTTCGACGACCGTCATTTGCTTGACGGCGAATTGACGGGCCTGAAGCAGTCGCGCAACTGGCTGCGCTTGTTCGACAGCTACCGGAGCTTGAATATTCTGGCCTCGGAAGCGAACGTGAGCTTCGGCTTCTATCATTATTTCGGCAACAGCCTGCTCATCTGTGTCATCGTTATCGCCTGGCAGCTCGTCTTCGGGGCGATGGCCAGCTATTCGCTCTCCCAGCTCGTGCGCAGCAAACGAACGAAATTCGTCGTGCTCATGTATTTCCTGGCGACGATCATGATTCCGGGCGTGTCCGTGCTCATTCCGCAGTATCTCCTTATGCAGAAGCTGCATCTCGTGGACAATATCTGGGCGATTATTCTGCCGCATTTCGCCTGGGGGTTCGTGATCTTCTTGTTCAAAGGGTTCTTCGACCAGCTGCCGAAAGAGCTGCTGCAGGCGGCGCGCGTGGACGGAGCTACGGAGTTCCGGACGTTCCTGCGCATCGTCGTGCCGATGTCGATTCCCGTGTTTACGATCGTCGGGGTCATGACGTTCATTCCGGTCTGGAATGATTTTCTGTGGCCGTACATCGTAACGAAATCGCCGCATAATTGGACGTTCACGGTAGCGATGAACGATCTGCAGGGCGGCCGCAATCCACGTCCCAACTTAATCAGCGCAAGCGGCGTCGTCTCGATGATTCCGCTGATGCTCGTCTTCATGGGCACGCAAGGCGCGATCGAGAAAGGCATCAATTTCACCGGCATCAAAGGGTAA
- a CDS encoding carbohydrate ABC transporter permease: MENHLELKRHAVAKTQVEARTRGRIRIRWTPVLFLLPSLIVFFVFKYYLILDAVYISLFNYDIVNPPGKFVGLGNYFEFLKSETFWVAMKNTMIFFVLSVAMVFWVPIVQALFLSQVKRWNGFYRVLYQIPGVLPVVAGVLLWKWMYNPDHGLFNYLLAKIGLGPYGWLNDLHMTKFAIVLPGFFTGGGVGVLLYYAAIKSISAELFEAAKIDGCGPWRRMGIIILPNIKFVILIQFVGFMSGVLLSFDNIFVMTQGGPADASLVVALMIQRTAFVQSRFGISAALSFFMFIVIAVLTVIQFRLQKEED; the protein is encoded by the coding sequence ATGGAAAATCATTTGGAGTTGAAACGGCATGCCGTCGCGAAGACGCAGGTCGAGGCACGGACGCGCGGGAGAATTCGGATTCGCTGGACGCCGGTGCTCTTCCTGCTGCCGTCCCTGATCGTGTTCTTCGTGTTCAAGTACTATCTCATTCTCGATGCGGTCTATATTAGCCTATTTAACTACGATATCGTAAACCCGCCCGGCAAGTTCGTCGGGCTTGGCAATTATTTCGAATTCCTGAAGTCGGAGACGTTCTGGGTGGCGATGAAGAACACGATGATCTTCTTCGTCCTGTCGGTGGCCATGGTATTCTGGGTACCGATCGTGCAGGCGCTGTTCTTAAGCCAGGTGAAGCGCTGGAACGGTTTCTATCGCGTGCTGTACCAGATTCCGGGCGTGCTGCCGGTCGTCGCCGGCGTGCTGCTGTGGAAGTGGATGTACAATCCCGACCACGGGCTGTTCAACTACCTGCTGGCCAAAATCGGCCTCGGTCCGTACGGCTGGCTGAACGACCTGCACATGACCAAGTTCGCCATCGTGCTGCCCGGTTTCTTCACCGGCGGGGGCGTCGGGGTGCTGCTCTACTACGCCGCCATCAAGTCGATCTCGGCGGAGCTGTTCGAGGCGGCGAAGATCGACGGCTGCGGCCCATGGCGCCGAATGGGGATCATCATCCTGCCGAACATCAAGTTCGTCATCCTGATCCAATTCGTCGGCTTCATGTCCGGCGTGCTGCTCTCGTTCGACAACATCTTCGTCATGACGCAGGGCGGACCGGCCGATGCTTCGCTCGTCGTCGCGCTCATGATTCAACGCACGGCCTTCGTGCAGTCGCGCTTCGGCATCTCGGCGGCGCTGTCGTTCTTCATGTTCATCGTCATCGCCGTGCTGACCGTCATTCAGTTCCGCTTGCAGAAGGAGGAGGATTAA
- a CDS encoding glycoside hydrolase 5 family protein, with amino-acid sequence MLMANKRTLSYLLLVSLLVMLGSVLGPSGAGAYAVPNSRGGMNAQWYYGTDAELNTAADQAKAAGVQWVRIDLKWSLVQPTNATSWDWTWPDKMVNKALSRGLGVILVASYSPSWANGGHSDDRYYPSDVNAWKTFLDTAARRYLPLGATVFELWNEPNNSPQSSPALYTSNILKPGSDAIRAASSDVHVPVTILNAASASLLGVSGIVDPYAWLDGIYANGGKDYFDAEAVHPYCWPLAPTTTSTYNHLLRTVELHNTMAAYGDGGKQIWATEFGYPTQGPNTVTEQQQSDYIASAFQVWTQSSWLSWTGPMILYTYKDGGVSTTDPELNFGLIRSDWTFKPIMNQLPTIMASVPPAPAVPTSGYNSASNPPPASGTTLISGFESASQWTGEAAVAADTAHKTEGGQSLKATYPVNTGWKNFNYAIASPYLNLGSATELKLDVYPYSQTPGTYSEPVELKLHDVTGGVIYEQQLPHLTANQWNTVTVSLTGIAAANRQKLDYIDLYLYSGFTGEIGGRTSVAYGFDNLRFTPTAINGFENTSQWAGEATGVADTAHKTEGNQSIKATYAVSSGWKNFYTDIASPYLNLSAAASIKLDVYPLSQTPGTYSEPIQLKLHDVTGGVIYEQQLPHLTANQWNTVTINLSGIAAANRQKIDNINLYLWSGFTNEIGGRASVGYYFDNLRNG; translated from the coding sequence ATGTTAATGGCGAATAAACGCACGCTTTCGTATCTCTTGCTCGTATCCCTGCTCGTCATGCTGGGCTCCGTCCTTGGACCGTCCGGCGCCGGCGCGTACGCCGTGCCGAATTCCAGGGGCGGGATGAACGCCCAATGGTACTACGGTACCGACGCGGAGCTGAACACCGCGGCCGATCAAGCCAAGGCCGCGGGCGTGCAGTGGGTCCGCATCGATTTGAAATGGAGCCTCGTGCAGCCGACGAACGCAACGTCTTGGGATTGGACCTGGCCGGACAAAATGGTGAACAAAGCGCTGAGCCGCGGGCTCGGCGTCATTCTCGTCGCGTCGTATTCGCCGAGCTGGGCGAACGGCGGTCATTCCGACGATCGTTATTATCCGTCCGACGTCAACGCATGGAAAACGTTCCTCGATACGGCCGCCAGACGGTATTTGCCGCTCGGGGCGACCGTGTTCGAGCTGTGGAACGAACCGAACAATTCGCCGCAATCGAGTCCCGCGCTCTACACGAGCAACATCTTGAAGCCCGGCTCGGACGCGATCCGCGCGGCATCGTCCGACGTGCACGTGCCGGTGACGATTCTGAACGCCGCGTCCGCGTCGCTGCTCGGCGTGTCGGGCATCGTGGATCCATATGCCTGGCTGGACGGGATTTACGCGAACGGCGGGAAGGACTATTTCGACGCGGAAGCCGTACACCCGTATTGCTGGCCGCTCGCGCCCACGACGACGAGCACTTATAATCATCTGCTGCGCACCGTTGAGCTGCATAACACGATGGCCGCTTACGGCGACGGCGGCAAGCAAATCTGGGCAACGGAGTTCGGCTATCCGACCCAAGGCCCGAACACGGTCACGGAGCAGCAGCAAAGCGATTATATCGCGAGCGCGTTCCAAGTATGGACGCAGTCGTCCTGGCTGTCCTGGACGGGGCCGATGATTCTGTACACGTACAAGGACGGCGGCGTCAGCACGACGGATCCGGAGCTTAACTTCGGCCTGATCCGCAGCGACTGGACGTTCAAGCCGATCATGAACCAGCTGCCGACGATCATGGCGAGCGTGCCTCCGGCGCCGGCCGTGCCGACTTCCGGATACAACAGCGCGTCCAACCCGCCTCCCGCGAGCGGAACGACGCTTATAAGCGGTTTTGAAAGCGCTTCACAGTGGACGGGCGAGGCAGCCGTCGCCGCGGATACCGCGCATAAGACGGAAGGCGGACAGTCGCTCAAGGCGACCTATCCCGTCAACACGGGATGGAAAAATTTCAACTACGCGATCGCGAGCCCGTACCTGAATTTGGGCAGCGCCACGGAACTTAAGCTGGACGTCTACCCTTACAGCCAGACGCCGGGCACGTACAGCGAGCCGGTCGAGCTGAAGCTGCACGATGTGACGGGCGGGGTGATCTACGAGCAGCAGCTTCCGCATCTGACCGCGAACCAGTGGAACACGGTAACGGTCAGCCTGACCGGCATCGCGGCGGCGAACCGCCAGAAGCTGGATTACATCGATCTGTACCTGTATTCGGGATTTACGGGCGAAATCGGCGGCCGGACTTCGGTCGCGTACGGCTTCGACAATCTGCGGTTCACCCCGACGGCCATCAACGGCTTCGAGAATACGTCGCAATGGGCGGGGGAGGCGACGGGCGTCGCGGATACCGCGCACAAGACGGAGGGGAACCAGTCGATCAAGGCGACCTATGCGGTTTCGAGCGGCTGGAAGAACTTCTATACCGACATCGCGAGCCCGTATCTGAACCTGTCCGCGGCGGCATCCATCAAGCTGGACGTCTATCCGCTCAGCCAGACTCCGGGCACCTACAGCGAGCCGATCCAACTGAAGCTGCATGACGTGACGGGCGGGGTGATTTACGAGCAGCAGCTGCCGCATCTGACGGCGAACCAGTGGAACACCGTCACGATCAATTTGAGCGGCATCGCGGCGGCGAACCGCCAGAAGATCGACAACATCAACCTGTACTTATGGTCGGGCTTCACGAACGAAATCGGCGGGCGCGCGAGCGTCGGCTATTATTTCGATAATCTGCGCAACGGCTAA